A genome region from Streptomyces pratensis includes the following:
- a CDS encoding DUF2637 domain-containing protein — protein MAAMQLTRTHRVLIGVVVAGAVLIAAIGFAGSYAAVRELAEEKGFGKFSVVFPIGIDAGICVLLALDLLLTWMRIPFPLLRQTAWLLTAATIAFNGAAAWPDPLGTGMHAVIPILFVVAVEAARHAVGRIADITADKHMEGVRLTRWLLSPVPTFKLWRRMKLWELRSYEQVIKLEQDRLIYQARLQARFGRNWRRKAPVESMMPLRLAKYGVPLAETAPAGLAAAGIEPALLPPAPAAVETAQQHPQLPYVPEPQGEPEHDPRQNQAHRYQQDEYDQQDRFVQQDEFEQQYPPEGPGSHGSPWFAAPKDEVYEGGYDPEYDEGTDSSPVMIPSGPGRTRPLGNVGTIGAFPHPRAAEPEAAPLRKEPEQVRQDAGPQEADPAEWAQTEIEFGEIAYDVFTAYTHQHQDYPSAEVLDIHLSDGHNVRHPHSAALLRKLLPGFKQRFDNEMAADHIA, from the coding sequence ATGGCCGCAATGCAGCTGACACGCACACACCGAGTGCTCATCGGGGTCGTCGTCGCCGGCGCCGTGCTCATCGCCGCGATCGGATTCGCCGGCTCCTACGCCGCCGTGCGTGAACTCGCGGAGGAGAAGGGCTTCGGCAAGTTCTCCGTCGTCTTCCCGATCGGCATCGACGCGGGCATCTGCGTCCTGCTCGCGCTGGACCTGCTGCTGACGTGGATGCGGATACCCTTCCCGCTGCTGCGTCAGACGGCCTGGCTGCTGACCGCGGCGACCATCGCCTTCAACGGCGCCGCCGCCTGGCCCGACCCGCTGGGCACCGGCATGCACGCGGTGATCCCCATCCTGTTCGTCGTCGCCGTCGAGGCCGCACGGCACGCCGTGGGCCGGATCGCGGACATCACGGCCGACAAGCACATGGAGGGCGTCCGCCTCACCCGCTGGCTGCTCTCCCCCGTCCCCACGTTCAAGCTGTGGCGCCGGATGAAGCTGTGGGAGCTGCGCAGTTACGAGCAGGTCATCAAGCTCGAACAGGACCGGCTGATCTACCAGGCCCGCCTCCAGGCCCGGTTCGGCCGCAACTGGCGCCGTAAGGCGCCCGTCGAGTCGATGATGCCGCTGCGTCTGGCGAAGTACGGCGTCCCGCTCGCCGAGACCGCCCCGGCCGGCCTCGCCGCCGCGGGCATCGAGCCGGCTCTGCTCCCTCCGGCTCCGGCAGCCGTGGAGACCGCGCAGCAGCACCCCCAACTGCCGTACGTCCCTGAGCCGCAGGGTGAGCCGGAGCACGATCCCCGGCAGAACCAGGCCCACCGGTACCAACAGGACGAGTACGACCAGCAGGACCGGTTCGTCCAACAGGACGAGTTCGAGCAGCAGTACCCGCCGGAGGGCCCCGGCTCGCACGGCAGCCCGTGGTTCGCGGCGCCCAAGGACGAGGTGTACGAAGGCGGGTACGACCCCGAGTACGACGAGGGCACGGATTCCAGCCCGGTGATGATCCCCTCGGGACCCGGCCGTACCCGGCCGCTCGGCAACGTGGGCACGATCGGCGCGTTCCCGCACCCGCGTGCCGCCGAGCCGGAGGCCGCACCGCTCCGGAAGGAGCCCGAGCAGGTGCGGCAGGACGCCGGCCCGCAGGAGGCCGACCCGGCCGAATGGGCCCAGACCGAGATCGAGTTCGGCGAGATCGCGTACGACGTGTTCACGGCGTACACGCACCAGCACCAGGACTACCCGAGCGCCGAGGTGCTCGACATCCACCTGTCGGACGGCCACAACGTCCGCCACCCGCACAGCGCCGCACTGCTCCGCAAGCTGCTGCCCGGCTTCAAGCAGCGCTTCGACAACGAGATGGCCGCCGACCACATCGCGTAG
- the lysS gene encoding lysine--tRNA ligase has translation MPTVASSQSSTETDWVSRFADDVIAESERRAPGKPVVVASGLSPSGPIHLGNLREVMTPHLVADEIRRRGYTVRHLISWDDYDRYRKVPNGVEGVDDSWQAHIGKPLTSVPAPAGSAYPNWAEHFKAAMTQALDELGVEYDGISQTEQYLAGTYREQVLHAMRHRADIDAVLDRYRTKKDGAAGGKGGKKPQQKKVDEAELEAAEGSGAADEDDGGSGSAGYFPYKPYCGNCEKDLTVVTAYDDDTTELNYTCSACGFAETVRLNEFNRGKLVWKVDWPMRWAYEGVIFEPSGVDHSSPGSSFVVGGQIVREVFDGVQPIGPMYAFVGISGMAKMSSSKGGVPTPADALKIMEAPLLRWLYARRKPNQSFKIAFDQEIQRLYDEWDSLARKVADGTVLPADAAAYARAVGTAAGELPGTPRPLPYRTLASVADITAGAEDQTLRILSELDPENPLTSLDEARPRLDRAESWISTQVPAEARTIVRDEPDKELLGSLDEQGRESLRLLLEGLDSHWSLDGLTTLVYGVPKVLEGLEADAKPTPELKVAQRSFFALLYRLLVGRDTGPRLPTLLLAVGADRVRTLLGA, from the coding sequence GTCAGAGCAGCACCGAGACCGACTGGGTCTCCCGCTTCGCGGACGATGTCATCGCCGAATCGGAGCGACGTGCGCCTGGCAAACCGGTCGTCGTCGCCTCCGGCCTCTCCCCGTCGGGCCCGATCCACCTGGGCAACCTCCGCGAGGTCATGACCCCGCACCTCGTCGCCGACGAGATCCGCCGCCGCGGGTACACCGTGCGGCACCTGATCTCCTGGGACGACTACGACCGCTACCGCAAGGTGCCGAACGGCGTCGAGGGCGTCGACGACTCCTGGCAGGCGCACATCGGCAAGCCGCTGACCTCGGTGCCCGCCCCGGCCGGGTCGGCCTACCCGAACTGGGCCGAGCACTTCAAGGCCGCGATGACCCAGGCCCTGGACGAGCTCGGCGTCGAGTACGACGGGATCAGCCAGACCGAGCAGTACCTGGCGGGCACGTACCGCGAGCAGGTCCTGCACGCGATGAGGCACCGGGCGGACATCGACGCCGTCCTGGACCGCTACCGCACCAAGAAGGACGGTGCGGCGGGCGGCAAGGGCGGCAAGAAGCCGCAGCAGAAGAAGGTCGACGAGGCCGAGCTGGAAGCGGCCGAGGGCTCGGGCGCGGCGGACGAGGACGACGGCGGCTCCGGCTCGGCCGGCTACTTCCCGTACAAGCCCTACTGCGGCAACTGCGAGAAGGACCTCACCGTCGTCACGGCCTACGACGACGACACGACCGAGCTGAACTACACCTGCTCGGCGTGCGGCTTCGCCGAGACGGTCCGCCTCAACGAGTTCAACCGCGGCAAGCTGGTCTGGAAGGTCGACTGGCCGATGCGCTGGGCCTACGAGGGTGTGATCTTCGAGCCCAGCGGCGTGGACCACTCCTCGCCGGGCTCGTCCTTCGTCGTCGGCGGCCAGATCGTGCGCGAGGTCTTCGACGGCGTCCAGCCGATCGGGCCGATGTACGCGTTCGTCGGGATCTCCGGCATGGCGAAGATGTCCTCCAGCAAGGGAGGCGTGCCGACCCCGGCCGACGCGCTGAAGATCATGGAGGCGCCGCTGCTGCGCTGGCTGTACGCGCGCCGCAAGCCCAACCAGTCGTTCAAGATCGCCTTCGACCAGGAGATCCAGCGTCTGTACGACGAGTGGGACTCGCTGGCCCGCAAGGTCGCCGACGGCACGGTGCTGCCCGCCGACGCCGCCGCCTACGCGCGGGCCGTCGGTACGGCCGCCGGGGAGCTGCCCGGCACCCCCCGCCCGCTGCCGTACCGCACGCTCGCCTCGGTCGCCGACATCACCGCGGGTGCGGAGGACCAGACGCTGCGCATCCTCAGCGAGCTCGACCCGGAGAACCCGCTGACCTCGCTCGACGAGGCACGGCCCCGTCTGGACCGCGCCGAGAGCTGGATCAGCACCCAGGTGCCGGCCGAGGCGCGCACGATCGTGCGCGACGAGCCGGACAAGGAGCTGCTCGGCTCGCTGGACGAGCAGGGGCGCGAGTCGCTGCGGCTGCTGCTGGAAGGGCTGGACTCGCACTGGTCGCTGGACGGCCTGACCACGCTCGTCTACGGAGTGCCGAAGGTGCTGGAGGGCCTGGAGGCGGACGCCAAGCCGACGCCCGAGCTGAAGGTGGCCCAGCGCTCCTTCTTCGCGCTGCTCTACCGGCTGCTCGTCGGCCGGGACACCGGGCCGCGCCTGCCCACGCTCCTCCTCGCGGTCGGGGCGGACCGGGTGCGGACGCTGCTCGGCGCGTAG